The following are encoded in a window of Castanea sativa cultivar Marrone di Chiusa Pesio chromosome 5, ASM4071231v1 genomic DNA:
- the LOC142636071 gene encoding potassium channel KAT3-like: MSYSCVKDFLKRFCMDEFPMEGVARSGSFLSSDLLPSLGARINQATKLRQYILSPFSPRYRAWENLLVVLVIYSAWICPFEFAFLPYKQDALFIFDNIVNGFFAIDIVLTFFVAFLDTQSYLLVDEPKRIAFRYISTWFIFDVCSTAPFQSISLLFTNHSGELGFKLLSMLRLWRLRRVSSLFARLEKDIRFNYFWTRCIKLISVTLFAVHFAGCINYLIADRYPDPKRTWIGAVNPSFKEDGVWDRYVTAIYWSITTLTTTGYGDLHAENPREMLFDIFYMLFNLGLTSYLIGNMTNLVVHWTSRTRNFRDSVRAASEFAARNHLPPPIQDQMLAHISLKFKTEGLKQQDTLNGLPKAIRSSIAQHLFFDVVQKVYLFQGVSHDFLFQLVSQMEAEYFPPKEDVILQNETPTDLYIMVSGVVDILCNIDDGQEKVLGKAIAGDSFGEFGVLCNRPHPFKVRTTEISQILRINRTSLMNTIQTNEEDGRIIMSNLFQKLKGQESLGFEYPHKDPGPILNEWPDGGPIGGTCSPTGYQHNSHDDTPMQEATGIHFLESESTEQSETHQSQMFNRSAMDVHFMDEDVQKALHAAIHMGHLEMEKILPEGANVNKLDARGCTPKAIAEQQENKCINDLLLSYENGRKLEEHRIDLIGPESADNGMYSQSRLRRQGCQSVNSQSKKKPTDFLSTRVNYPGDTDVIKSIKKRVTIHMQLQHNISSQRQLAKLIILPDSIEELLKIAGEKFGGYKPTKVINAENAEIDDINVIRDGDHLFLP; encoded by the exons aTGTCGTATTCGTGTGTAAAAGACTTCTTGAAGAGGTTCTGTATGGATGAATTTCCTATGGAGGGTGTTGCTCGTAGCGGCAGCTTCCTCTCTAGTGATCTCTTACCATCACTTGGAGCCAGAATCAACCAGGCAACTAAGCTTCGACAGTACATACTTTCTCCTTTCAGCCCCCGATATAG GGCTTGGGAGAATTTACTGGTTGTTTTAGTCATTTACTCTGCCTGGATTTGCCCTTTCGAGTTTGCATTTCTGCCTTACAAGCAAGATGCACTATTCATCTTTGACAACATTGTCAATGGCTTCTTTGCCATTGACATCGTTCTCACATTCTTTGTTGCATTTCTCGACACCCAATCCTATCTTCTTGTCGATGAACCCAAGAGAATTGCATTCAG GTACATTTCTACTTGGTTTATCTTCGATGTCTGTTCCACCGCACCATTTCAGTCTATCAGCTTGCTGTTCACAAACCATAGCGGTGAACTTGGGTTTAAACTGCTCAGCATGCTCAGACTCTGGCGTCTCAGACGAGTCAGCTCCCTGTTTGCAAG ACTTGAAAAGGACATTCGTTTCAATTATTTCTGGACTCGTTGCATAAAGCTCATTTCT GTAACTTTGTTTGCTGTACACTTTGCCGGATGCATTAATTATCTGATTGCAGACAGATACCCTGATCCAAAAAGAACCTGGATTGGTGCAGTGAACCCAAGTTTCAAAGAAGATGGTGTATGGGATAGATATGTGACAGCAATTTACTGGTCTATAACCACATTGACAACTACTGGCTACGGAGACTTGCATGCTGAAAACCCAAGAGAGATGCTATTTGACATATTTTACATGTTGTTCAACTTGGGATTGACATCTTACCTCATTGGAAACATGACAAACCTTGTTGTTCACTGGACCAGCCGCACCAGAAATTTC AGAGATTCAGTGAGAGCTGCATCAGAATTTGCAGCACGAAATCATCTGCCCCCTCCCATACAGGATCAGATGTTGGCACACATATCTCTCAAGTTCAAAACAGAAGGATTGAAGCAACAGGATACCTTGAACGGTCTACCAAAAGCTATTCGTTCAAGCATCGCACAGCATCTATTCTTCGATGTTGTTCAAAAAGTGTACCTTTTCCAAGGGGTTTCTCATGACTTCCTTTTCCAATTG GTTTCCCAAATGGAGGCAGAGTATTTTCCACCCAAGGAAGATGTAATTCTGCAGAATGAGACTCCAACAGATCTTTACATAATGGTCTCCGGTGTGGTG GATATCCTGTGCAATATTGATGATGGGCAAGAAAAA GTTCTTGGAAAGGCAATTGCAGGAGATTCATTTGGAGAGTTTGGAGTCTTGTGTAACAGACCACATCCTTTCAAAGTTCGGACGACAGAGATTTCTCAAATTCTCCGAATCAACAGAACATCACTGATGAACACCATACAAACAAACGAGGAGGATGGGCGCATTATCATGAGCAATCTTTTCCAG AAATTGAAAGGGCAAGAAAGCTTAGGCTTTGAATACCCACATAAAGATCCTGGACCGATCCTGAATGAATGGCCTGATGGAGGACCCATTGGAGGAACCTGTTCACCTACAGGATATCAACATAATTCACATGACGATACACCAATGCAGGAAGCAACAGGCATACATTTCCTGGAATCAGAGTCTACAGAGCAGAGTGAAACACACCAAAGTCAAATGTTTAACAGATCTGCCATGGATGTGCATTTCATGGATGAGGATGTCCAAAAAGCTCTTCATGCTGCTATTCACATGGGGCATCTTGAGATGGAGAAGATTCTGCCGGAAGGAGCAAATGTAAATAAACTAGATGCCAGAGGATGTACACCAAAAGCTATAGCCGAACAGCAAGAAAACAAGTGCATAAATGACCTCCTACTAAGTTATGAAAATGGAAGGAAACTGGAAGAACACAGAATAGATTTAATTGGCCCAGAATCAGCTGACAACGGCATGTATAGTCAAAGCAGACTTAGAAGACAAGGCTGCCAATCTGTTAACTCCCAATCGAAAAAGAAACCCACAGACTTCTTATCAACCAGAGTTAATTATCCTGGTGATACAGATGTTATTAAATCGATCAAGAAGAGAGTCACCATCCACATGCAGCTTCAACATAACATTTCATCACAGAGGCAGCTTGCAAAGCTAATAATCTTACCCGATTCGATAGAGGAGCTGCTCAAAATAGCTG GTGAGAAGTTTGGAGGCTACAAACCTACAAAAGTCATTAATGCGGAGAATGCAGAAATAGATGACATAAATGTTATTCGAGACGGCGATCATCTGTTTCTCCCTTAA
- the LOC142636072 gene encoding mannosyl-oligosaccharide 1,2-alpha-mannosidase MNS3: MSSSNKSLPYTTKDVHYDNAKFRHRSFFKVIYQTFFTSNVKRTSLSCSTGKFLSLLLIFGIAYLMLTHTSPANSVTDRLGKGVKNSKDKLVSYGGSRLGKLLRKPPRLPPRLSPDQKGFNNSSSHESDKLNAGSKWIARQQSVKDAFIHAWSGYTKYAIGYDELMPVSQHGVDGLGGLGATIVDALDTAMIMGVDEVVSEAGSWIEKHLLDRITKKGQVNLFETTIRVLGGLLSAYHLSGGEQGMKLTHTGPKPTVYLETAKNLADRLLSAFTSSPTPIPFSDVILHDSTAHPASGGLSSTSEVSTLQLEFNYLSAVSGDPKYSIEAMKVLEHIKTLPKVEGLVPIYISPQTGEFSGENIRLGSRGDSYYEYLIKVWLQQGTARDNNLTYLYDMYTEAMKGVRHRLVQKSIPNGLVFVGELPYGSDGAFSPKMDHLVCFLSGTLALGATKGITKEKAMKDNLLNFEDLENLKLAEDLAKTCFEMYAVTSTGLAPEIAYFHTKDFSEGGLDGGNKSSEYVKDIIIKPADRHNLLRPETVESLFFLYRITEDPKYREWGWQIFEAFEKYTKVDTGGYSSLDDVTTIPPHRRDKMETFFLGETLKYLYLLFADSSLIPLDKFVFNSEAHPFPIKGTKNDS, translated from the exons GTTATTTATCAGACATTCTTCACCAGTAATGTCAAGCGTACTTCTTTAAGTTGTAGTACAGGGAAGTTTTTATCGTTACTTTTGATCTTTGGTATAGCATATCTTATGCTTACACATACAAGTCCTGCCAATTCTGTAACTGATAGACTAGGGAAAGGTGTTAAGAATAGTAAAGATAAGCTTGTTTCATATGGTGGCAGCAGGTTGGGGAAGCTGTTGAGAAAACCGCCTAGGCTTCCTCCTCGATTATCACCTGATCAGAAAGGTTTTAATAATAGCTCTAGTCATGAGTCTGATAAGCTAAATGCCGGGTCAAAATGGATAGCTAGGCAACAAAGTGTTAAGGATGCTTTTATCCATGCATGGTCTGGCTATACGAAATATGCGATAGGTTATGATGAACTTATGCCAGTGAGCCAGCATGGAGTTGATGGGTTAGGAGGTCTCGGTGCTACCATTGTGGATGCTCTTGATACTGCCATGATAATGGGTGTTGATGAAGTGGTCTCTGAAGCTGGCTCATGGATTGAGAAACACCTTTTAGATAGGATTACTAAGAAAGGCCAAGTCAATTTGTTTGAAACTACCATACGTGTTCTGGGTGGTCTTTTGAGTGCATATCATTTGAGTGGTGGGGAACAAGGGATGAAATTGACACATACAGGGCCTAAACCAACTGTTTATCTAGAAACTGCTAAGAACTTGGCCGATCGTCTCCTATCTGCTTTTACTTCCAGTCCAACCCCTATTCCCTTTAGTGATGTTATTCTGCATGACTCCACAGCACATCCAGCTTCTGGTGGATTAAGCAGTACTTCAGAAGTTTCTACTTTACAGCTCGAGTTCAATTATCTCAGTGCCGTTTCTGGTGATCCCAAGTACAGCATAGAAGCCATGAAGGTCTTGGAACACATAAAGACTCTCCCAAAGGTGGAAGGACTGGTTCCTATCTACATTAG TCCTCAGACTGGTGAATTTAGTGGAGAAAATATAAGATTGGGATCTCGTGGTGATAGTTACTATGAGTACCTGATCAAAGTGTGGCTTCAGCAAGGAACCGCCCGAGATAATAATTTGACTTATCTATATGATATGTATACGGAAGCAATGAAGGGTGTTAGGCACCGTCTAGTTCAGAAATCAATTCCAAATGGACTAGTTTTTGTTGGCGAATTGCCTTATGGATCTGATGGTGCTTTTAGTCCAAAAATGGATCACCTG GTGTGTTTCTTGTCTGGTACTCTTGCTCTTGGCGCCACTAAAGGCATTACAAAGGAAAAGGCAATGAAAGACAATTTGCTTAACTTTGAAGACTTGGAAAATCTGAAGCTTGCAGAGGATCTGGctaaaacatgttttgagaTGTATGCAGTTACTTCTACTGGTCTTGCTCCAGAAATTGCTTACTTCCATACAAAG GATTTTTCTGAAGGAGGTCTAGATGGTGGGAACAAGAGTTCGGAGTATGTGAAGGACATAATAATCAAGCCTGCTGATCGCCATAATCTTTTGCGTCCTGAAACTGTAGAGTCATTGTTTTTCTTGTATCGTATCACAGAAGACCCAAA ATACCGCGAATGGGGTTGGCAGATCTTTGAAGCATTTGAGAAATACACAAAAGTGGATACTGGTGGATACAGTTCTCTTGATGATGTTACAACAATCCCCCCCCATAGAAGAGACAAGATGGAGACCTTCTTTTTGGGCGAGACACTCAAGTATTTGTACTTGCTCTTTGCGGATAGCTCACTTATTCCattggataagtttgtttttaACTCAGAAGCTCATCCTTTTCCAATAAAAGGCACTAAGAATGATTCTTAA